In Formosa haliotis, the sequence GTGAAGCTGTAGAAGTGTTGTCGCCAAAACAACTCCGGCGCAGCATTTTTAAAAAATTAAACTCAGCTCTTAGTCATTATAATAATTAATGGCTTTGTAAATTTTAAGTTTAATAGAAACGAATGATAAAAATTCTCGTGTTAGATAAAAGTTAGGTTTTTTATAATTTACCTTATGGATCTAACCACCCTCAGCCCATTCCCACTACATGCCGCCAAAAGCTTCATTTCGGGAAAAGCGCTGCATTAAAAAGTCTTGAACACAACGTTAATCGTTCCGGTTTTCATTTCACTTGTTTGCAAATCCCGAGGAAAAACGGGCAGCAATAAAACTCCATTCCACCTGCACGATCAACATTACGTTCGCTTAGCATCCTGCTTAATGAAGAAAATTCGTTTTAGAACCCGGTAAGCACATTTCCACTTCATTCCACACTTCCCTGCCGAAAAGCAAGGAAAGGTTCCATTTCGGAAAAAGAGCTTACCTAGACAGGTCTTGAATCACTCTTCGTATTAGCTGATTTTCATTGCGTTTTCCTGCAAAAATGCCGGACACTTCATTCTCAATCCTCTACTACAAAGAGCCGTTCGCTTAATTGGAATTTGAATTCCTAATTGTAGATTGCTTTCCATTGGTTTGGTACTTCTCAAGCCTATTTAGAATACATTCCACCCCCTCACAACATTTCTTTTTTGACAGCAAAATAACAACATTCAAACATGAAGACTGCATAACCGGGTTCGTGCCTCACCACTTTTATAAGTCTTGTTCATGTTTGAATATCGAAAGGGATTAAGCAACAAAAAAGGAAACCGTGAAGGCGCTATGAAAAGTAAATCTAAAACGAATCTTATGAAATCTTACAAAATCAATAAAACGGAAAGCAATCAACAGTTAAAAAACAAAAAGAGAATCCCGCTCTAGATATAATAAGTAAATCATTAAAAAAAAACATACAAACTGTCTGAATGGTTCAGATAGTAATTTAATTAATCTTTAAATCTTTTATTATGACTAGTATTAAAAATCACGTACAGTTAATTGGAAACATTGGACAAGATCCAATCATTACGAACTTGGAAAGCGGTAAAAAAGTAGCCCGTTTTTCATTAGCCACAAACGAACATTACAAGGATGCTAACGGAGACAAACAAACCGAAACGACATGGCATACCATTGTGGCATGGGGTAAAACTGCAGAAATTATAGAAAAGTATGCAGGTAAAGGTAAGGAAGTTGGACTTACGGGAAAGCTTAAAACCCGCAGCTATGATGATAAAGATGGGAGCACAAACTATGTTACAGAAGTTATAGCTAGCGAGGTCTTATTAATGGGGGCTAAAGTCTAAAATTATTTAAAAAGAGGGATAGCGAAACCCACGTTTTACCCTCTTTTTTTTCTAATCTAAATACACAAAATTATGAATACTCAAGAAACAAATTTAAAAGCTAATTTAAATCAATTTACAGGGTCGATGAGATGCTATAAAATGACTTTGTCTAATTCAGTAATAACAGAAGGGATAAAATATTTAGCGGAAAAGGGAAAGTGTTTTTGGTTAATTAGCGATGCCTCCATAGTTGCCAAAAAATTAATTGATAAAAGCCATTTTATAACTATAGATTTTAAACGTTTATCAGAAACTGAACAGAAAAGACAAGGCTATGAAGCGCATGTGGTTTACAGCGATGGGAATGATAATATTCTAGAAACCCAAACCTATAGAGTAACTGATTTTCCTCTTAAAAAAATACGATTATATTTTGTAAATAACACTCTGATGTTACCTAGTGAATATTAAAAGTGAAGGTGGCGTCTCAAGAAAAAAGGATCTTTTAGCAATTTTAAAAGGTCCTTTTTTTATTGCATTATTTTTAAACAAATCAGCATTTCGTTCTTAATACAATTAAACTGAGAGTGTACGACTCTTAAAGTTTTTAGTAACCTGTTTAAACTATTTGATCTGAAGTAGATTGTTCCTGGTTATCTGATTTTTGTCCCGCTGATGCGGGACGAAATTGAAGAGCAAGAGGGTAACCCGCTAGCGCGAGGTTACAGTTTGATTTAGATTGTAATTTTCTGATTTTGAATTGATTAGAATTTTAGCGTTTGTTTTGTATCAAAATGCATCTCTAGTTTTTTACCCATAAATCCGCTGAGCCTAATAAAACCGATACATTTTTTACCCAAAATCATGGATACAGACTACAAAGGAGAGAAATTTAAGAATCTGAAGTTTAAGATTTCAATCGCTGAAAAGTTTCAGCGATTTAGTAAATCGATTGGAAAATCGCAGTCGATTACGCTGCTAATGATGCTTGAATTTTTTGAAAGAAATGACATTTCTCCTGATGACAATTTAGGCCCCAGAATGGAAACATTGGAGAAGATCATTAAGAAACGATTTAATGGAATGATTGCAATTATTAAAGATATTGAGAAGCACCAAACCAAACCAACAGCGGCTATGTTGGAAGCCCTTTTTGAGCAGGCCATTCCGAAGAAGAAACCTCGAATTATTGAACGAAAATATAGAGAAGCGCAATCTGATAACAATGAAAACAATAAGAATACTTAAAATTTAAACACTATGTATATTACAATTTCGCCACAGAAAACAGGTGGGCATTTTACTTCTAGTTCATCAGATTTCGTAGACTATCTGGAGAAGGAAAATCAGGAACTAGAAGTCGAAGACATGGAGCATTTTTTTAACCAGTATGGGGAAAACATTTCTGCAGAGGAAGTGATCTCTTCAAT encodes:
- a CDS encoding single-stranded DNA-binding protein, coding for MTSIKNHVQLIGNIGQDPIITNLESGKKVARFSLATNEHYKDANGDKQTETTWHTIVAWGKTAEIIEKYAGKGKEVGLTGKLKTRSYDDKDGSTNYVTEVIASEVLLMGAKV
- a CDS encoding BfmA/BtgA family mobilization protein yields the protein MDTDYKGEKFKNLKFKISIAEKFQRFSKSIGKSQSITLLMMLEFFERNDISPDDNLGPRMETLEKIIKKRFNGMIAIIKDIEKHQTKPTAAMLEALFEQAIPKKKPRIIERKYREAQSDNNENNKNT
- a CDS encoding DUF6876 family protein; this translates as MNTQETNLKANLNQFTGSMRCYKMTLSNSVITEGIKYLAEKGKCFWLISDASIVAKKLIDKSHFITIDFKRLSETEQKRQGYEAHVVYSDGNDNILETQTYRVTDFPLKKIRLYFVNNTLMLPSEY